From a region of the Neobacillus niacini genome:
- a CDS encoding flagellar basal body rod protein, with translation MKKFGLVLAGGIAAIVLLSTLGPMVGLLISLVLLYLIYKQFLKAESTGGKIGLGIIGVIFLMASISNAPAIIGVVAAYILYLVYKNWNSSKRSVIKEESDLFVNYEKQWNELKNY, from the coding sequence ATGAAAAAATTTGGTTTAGTTTTAGCAGGTGGAATTGCTGCCATCGTTTTACTTTCTACACTTGGTCCGATGGTGGGATTACTAATAAGCTTGGTGCTTTTATATCTCATCTACAAACAGTTCTTAAAAGCAGAATCAACAGGGGGGAAAATTGGACTGGGCATAATTGGGGTCATCTTTCTAATGGCTTCTATCTCTAATGCACCTGCAATCATTGGTGTTGTGGCTGCTTACATTCTTTATCTTGTCTATAAAAACTGGAATTCCAGCAAACGCTCTGTAATTAAAGAAGAATCTGATCTATTTGTAAATTATGAAAAGCAGTGGAATGAACTGAAAAATTATTAA